From the Primulina tabacum isolate GXHZ01 chromosome 15, ASM2559414v2, whole genome shotgun sequence genome, one window contains:
- the LOC142526131 gene encoding bifunctional aspartokinase/homoserine dehydrogenase, chloroplastic-like — translation MAQLASSRRLEKWYSQNLAKTVIATGFIASTPQNIPTTLKRDGSDFSAAIMGALFKARQVTIWTDVDGVYSADPRKVSEAVILKQLSYQKAWEMSYFGANVLHPRTIIPVMKYDIPIVIRNIFNLAAPGTAICRPAGFGIEDCHRVDSPVKGFATIDNLALVNVEGTGMAGVPGTASDIFGAVKDVGANVIMISQASSEHSVCFAVPEKEVKAVAAALEIRFRQALDAGRLSQIAVIPNCSILAAVGQKMASTPGVSATLFNALAKANINVRAIAQGCSEYNITVVVKREDCIKALRAVHSRFYLSRTTISMGIIGPGLIGGTLLDQLRDQAAVLKEKFNIDLRVMGIMGSRTMLLSDTGIDLSIWRDLQQDKADIQKFVQHVHGNHFIPNTVIVDCTADSYVASHYHDWLCRGIHVITPNKKANSGPLDQYLKLRTLQRQSYTHYFYEATVGAGLPIISTLQGLLETGDKILRIEGIFSGTLSYIFNNFVGARAFSEVVKDAKEAGYTEPDPRDDLSGMDVARKVIILARESGLKLELSDIPVQTLVPEPLKDSASPELFLQQLSQFDVDLAKQRQEAEDAGEVLRYVGVVDVVNRKGTVELRRYKKEHAFAQLSGSDNIIAFSTQRYAKQPLIVRGPGAGAEVTAGGVFSDILRLASYLGAPS, via the exons ATGGCCCAATTAGCCTCAAGCCGAAGGCTTGAGAAGTGGTACTCTCAAAATTTGGCTAAAACAGTTATCGCGACTGGGTTTATTGCCAGTACACCTCAGAATATACCTACGACTTTAAAAAGAGATGGAAGTGACTTTTCGGCTGCAATTATGGGTGCTTTATTTAAAGCACGCCAAGTCACTATTTGGACTGACGTTGATGGTGTGTACAGTGCGGACCCCAGAAAAG TCAGCGAGGCTGTGATATTGAAGCAGTTGTCATATCAGAAGGCTTGGGAAATG TCATACTTTGGAGCAAATGTTTTACACCCTCGTACAATTATTCCTGTCATGAAATACGACATTCCAATTGTTATAAGGAACATCTTCAACCTGGCTGCACCTGGTACAGCAATCTGTCGTCCTGCTGGTTTTGGAATTGAAGATTGCCATAGGGTGGATTCTCCAGTTAAAGGATTTGCTACAATCGACAATTTAGCCCTTGTAAATGTTGAAGG GACTGGAATGGCTGGTGTTCCTGGTACTGCCAGTGACATTTTCGGCGCCGTGAAGGATGTTGGAGCTAATGTAATCATGATATCCCAG GCTAGTAGCGAGCACTCTGTGTGTTTTGCTGTTCCTGAGAAGGAGGTTAAGGCTGTAGCTGCAGCTTTAGAAATTAGGTTTCGTCAGGCACTGGATGCCGGCCGTCTCTCTCAG ATTGCAGTTATTCCCAATTGTAGCATTCTGGCAGCGGTTGGCCAGAAAATGGCGAGTACTCCTGGAGTTAGTGCGACGCTCTTTAATGCTCTTGCCAAG GCTAATATCAATGTGCGCGCCATAGCTCAAGGTTGTTCTGAATATAATATTACTGTAGTTGTCAAGCGAGAAGATTGCATAAAAGCTTTACGTGCTGTGCACTCAAGATTTTATCTATCAAGAACTACCATATCGATGGGTATTATTGGACCAGGATTGATTGGTGGCACATTGCTTGACCAACTTAGGGACCAG GCAGCAGTCCTCAAGGAAAAGTTCAACATTGATCTGCGTGTAATGGGGATTATGGGATCAAGGACTATGCTACTAAGTGATAC GGGGATTGACTTGTCAATATGGAGAGATCTTCAACAAGACAAGGCTGATATTCAGAAATTTGTTCAGCACGTTCACGGGAATCATTTCATCCCTAATACCGTTATAGTAGATTGCACTGCAGACTCTTATGTGGCTAGCCATTACCATGATTGGTTGTGCAGAGGCATACATGTGATCACTCCAAATAAGAAAGCTAATTCAGGTCCCCTTGATCAG TACTTGAAATTGAGAACTCTTCAGCGTCAATCCTATACGCATTATTTCTATGAAGCAACCGTCGGAGCTGGTTTACCGATCATTAGCACTTTGCAAGGGCTTCTCGAGACAGGGGATAAAATTCTGCGAATTGAAGGCATCTTCAG TGGGACCTTAAGCTATATATTTAACAACTTCGTGGGTGCCCGAGCTTTCAGTGAAGTGGTGAAAGATGCAAAAGAAGCGGGCTACACTGAACCAGATCCGAGGGATGATTTATCTGGAATGGATGTTGCCAGGAAG GTGATAATCCTAGCCAGAGAGTCTGGACTAAAGCTGGAACTGTCGGATATTCCAGTTCAGACCCTCGTGCCAGAACCATTAAAG GATAGTGCATCACCTGAATTGTTTCTTCAGCAACTGTCTCAGTTTGATGTAGACTTGGCAAAACAAAGACAGGAGGCTGAAGATGCTGGTGAA GTGTTGAGATATGTTGGGGTAGTGGATGTTGTCAACCGGAAAGGAACCGTGGAACTGCGAAGATACAAGAAAGAACATGCATTTGCACAACTATCTGGATCTGATAATATAATCGCATTCTCGACACAGAGGTATGCTAAGCAACCTCTGATTGTGCGTGGTCCGGGTGCTGGGGCCGAAGTTACGGCTGGTGGGGTATTCAGTGACATTTTGCGTCTTGCCTCTTATCTTGGTGCCCCGTCGTGA
- the LOC142528124 gene encoding NAC transcription factor 56-like has translation MESTDSSTGSQQPQLLPGFRFHPTDEELVVHYLKKKAASVPLPVAIIAEVDLYKFDPWELPAKATFGEQEWYFFSPRDRKYPNGARPNRAATSGYWKATGTDKPVLTAGGTQKVGVKKALVFYGGKPPKGMKTNWIMHEYRLTGNKPSNTKPPGCDVASKKGSLRLDDWVLCRIYKKNAAQRPIDQERDDINDMLGSIPPSISMPVGQQKLQGLIKPTNYASFLENDHQKLFEGATSFNDAMNSNLCSSGSKPAAQFPNWVPGASNLLPSKRSTLPNLYWNDEGNMSSPPTKRFIAENCDGSLGRTDETTDSIATILSQLPQTPSLQQQQQTMLGNLGDGVFRQAQVYQVSGMNWYS, from the exons ATGGAAAGCACCGATTCCTCCACCGGTTCACAGCAGCCTCAGCTGCTACCGGGATTCAGATTCCATCCCACCGACGAAGAACTTGTGGTGCACTACCTCAAGAAAAAGGCTGCCTCCGTCCCGTTACCGGTTGCGATTATAGCCGAAGTTGATCTTTACAAGTTCGATCCTTGGGAACTTCCAG CAAAGGCAACATTTGGGGAGCAAGAGTGGTATTTTTTCAGTCCCAGAGACAGGAAATATCCTAACGGGGCAAGGCCGAACCGGGCGGCCACTTCCGGCTATTGGAAGGCAACTGGGACGGATAAACCCGTGCTGACCGCCGGAGGAACTCAAAAGGTTGGCGTAAAAAAGGCTCTGGTTTTCTATGGAGGGAAGCCACCTAAGGGAATGAAGACTAATTGGATCATGCATGAATACAGGCTTACTGGTAATAAACCCTCCAACACGAAGCCCCCGGGCTGCGATGTTGCAAGCAAAAAGGGATCTTTAAgg CTTGATGATTGGGTCTTGTGTCGGATTTATAAGAAGAACGCCGCCCAAAGGCCGATAGATCAAGAACGAGACGATATAAACGACATGCTTGGATCAATCCCGCCAAGTATCTCAATGCCTGTTGGACAGCAGAAGCTACAAGGACTGATCAAGCCCACAAACTACGCATCATTTCTTGAAAACGATCATCAAAAACTATTCGAAGGGGCAACGTCGTTCAACGATGCTATGAACTCTAATTTATGTTCATCAGGTTCAAAGCCAGCAGCACAGTTTCCTAATTGGGTACCTGGAGCCTCAAATCTCCTCCCTTCAAAGAGAAGTACACTTCCAAATTTATACTGGAACGATGAAGGGAACATGAGCTCTCCGCCCACGAAGAGATTTATTGCTGAAAATTGTGATGGAAGCCTCGGAAGAACTGATGAAACAACCGACTCTATAGCTACCATTCTTAGCCAGCTGCCACAAACCCCTTCActacagcagcagcaacagacAATGCTAGGGAATCTCGGAGACGGGGTTTTTCGACAGGCGCAGGTGTATCAAGTTTCTGGCATGAATTGGTACTCTTAA
- the LOC142526132 gene encoding uncharacterized protein LOC142526132 translates to MEYQSAVKKGKTLISSFFKKRDRQASEDTSIPTVLTMQHQSSESLLFPNIQIPSCSSPRDDHESSSTFIERDPGKRKQICEYHVNVRDEIRRSYLNMGPYQPDMLEYPGTKFGSQNRRFQKKWFQKFYWLEYSPSTNKAYYFYCFLFLNDVNSSNISALVNEGFDNWKRVNQGKTCAFLAHIGSAASSPHTMCERRAENLMRPLQHIDKVMHAQSKEEKEKNRLRLSTSIVAVRWLALQGCAFRGNDESLSSSNRGNFLELVKAFAKMNIEIDEVVLENAPKNAQYIAPEIQKEILHIMANRVRQMVREEVGDKYFCILVDEARDISKREQMAIILRFVNNHGILTKRFFAIKSVSDTTSMNLKNEISNVLIHHDLHVKKIRGQGYDGASNMRGAWNGFQALFLKDCPYAYYVHCFAHRLQLTLVSAAKDVSVIWEFFSHLDNIVNIVTSSTKRIAELHTAQRNKIEYMLSIGERDSGNGANQIGNLQRAGAIRWSSHYDSVKSLIGMYTATCKVFEVLSDYSPNGRVKAEVRGIYRNMASFEFVFILHLMHKIMRTTDTLCQILQRKSQDILTAITFVTTTKTCLQEFRECGWNEFLQEVKVFCSRNEIDVPDLDCLYKIGRSCRQTTIEHHYHFDVFNAAIDFILMELNTRFNESSVELLSLSTALDPKNSFDSFNSNDICKLAKKFYSGDFTDQEIVALEYELIHYKLDVMQNLKVSTLVELCQQLTESGRSSVYVMLTRLIHLVLTLPVCTAITERAFSAMKHVKTALRNKMEDDFLADFLTLYIERDLAKHIDGITDCIQPFALAPPYFMIGCVNKATLIL, encoded by the exons atggaatatcaatctgctgtaaagaaaggaaaaacattGATATCCTCTTTCTTTAAGAAGAGAGATCGTCAAGCTAGTGAAGATACTTCAATTCCTACGGTCCTTACAATGCAACATCAATCCAGTGAAAGTCTTCTATTTCCCAATATCCAAATTCCTTCATGTTCCTCTCCTAGAGACGATCATGAGTCTTCGTCTACTTTTATTGAACGAGATCCGGGAAAAAGAAAACAGATATGTGAATATCATGTTAATGTACGAGATGAGATAAGACGTTCATATCTAAATATGGGGCCTTATCAACCAGATATGTTGGAGTATCCAGGTACAAAATTTGGAAGCCAGAATCGTCGTTTTCAGAAAAAAtggtttcagaaattttattggttggagtattcgccttcaacaaataaggcatattatttttattgttttcttttcctgAATGATGTTAATTCATCTAATATCTCGGCATTGGTCAATGAAGGATTTGACAATTGGAAAAGGGTAAACCAAGGAAAAACATGTGCTTTTCTTGCCCATATTGGTTCTGCAGCTTCTTCACCTCATACTATGTGTGAgagaagggctgaaaatttgatgAGGCCCTTACAACATATTGATAAAGTGATGCATGCACAATCTAAagaggaaaaagagaaaaatcgtCTGCGTTTGAGCACCTCAATTGTAGCTGTTCGTTGGCTAGCACTTCAAGGTTGTGCTTTTAGAGGTAACGATGAATCTCTATCTTCATCTAATCgtggaaattttcttgaattggtGAAGGCTTTTGCAAAAATGAATATAGAAATTGATGAAGTTGTGCTTGAGAATGCTCCAAAAAATGCCCAATATATCGCTCCAGAAATTCAGAAAGAGATTTTACATATTATGGCCAATAGAGTACGACAGATGGTTcgtgaagaagttggagataaATACTTCTGTATTCTTGTTGATGAAGCCCGAGATATATCTAAACGAGAGCAAATGGCCATTATATTGAGGTTTGTGAACAATCATGGGATTTTGACAAAAAGATTTTTTGCCATCAAAAGTGTTAGTGACACTACCtcaatgaatttgaaaaatGAGATATCAAATGTTCTTATTCATCATGATCTCCATGTTAAGAAAATCAGAGGCCAAGGATATGATGGTGCTAGCAATATGCGTGGAGCGTGGAATGGATTTCAAGcattatttctcaaagattgtcCCTATGCATACTATGTCCACTGTTTTGCACATCGTTTACAACTGACATTGGTTTCTGCAGCTAAGGATGTTAGTGTTATTTGGGAATTCTTTTCTCATTTGGACAATATTGTTAATATTGTCACTTCTTCTACTAAGCGCATTGCTGAATTACATACTGCACAAAGAAATAAAATTGAGTATATGTTGTCAATTGGAGAACGTGATTCTGGAAATGGTGCAAACCAGATTGGTAATTTGCAACGAGCAGGAGCTATTCGTTGGAGTTCTCACTATGATTCGGTAAAAAGCTTGATAGGTATGTACACTGCAACTTGCAAAGTTTTTGAAGTTCTCAGTGATTATTCTCCAAATGGAAGAGTTAAGGCTGAAGTTCGGGGGATTTACAGAAACATGGCAAGCtttgaatttgtgtttattttgcacttaatgcataaaattatgagaacaaCAGATACTCTTTGTCaaattcttcaaagaaaatctcaaGACATTTTGACTGCTATCACATTTGTCACTACTACCAAAACTTGCCTTCAAGAATTTAGAGAATGTGGGTGGAATGAATTTCTTCAGGAAGTTAAAGTTTTTTGCTCAAGAAATGAAATTGATGTACCTGACCTTGATTGTCTATATAAGATTGGACGTTCCTGTCGGCAAACTACAATAGAACATCATTACcactttgatgtttttaatgcagCAATAGATTTCATTTTGATGGAGTTAAATACTCGGTTCAATGAGTCATCGGTGGAACTTCTTTCTCTTAGTACAGCTTTAGATCCTAAAAATTCATTTGACTCATTTAACAGTAATGATATTTGCAAGCTTGCGAAGAAGTTTTATTCTGGAGATTTCACAGATCAAGAAATTGTTGCTTTGGAGTATGAATTGATACATTATAAACTTGATGTGATGCAGAATTTAAAGGTTTCTACACTTGTTGAGTTGTGTCAGCAATTGACCGAGAGTGGACGGTCAAGTGTTTATGTTATGTTGACTAGATTGAttcatcttgttttgacattacCTGTGTGTACTGCCATTACTGAGCGGGCTTTTTCAGCAATGAAGCATGTGAAGACGGCACTTCGCAATAAAATGGAGGATGACTTTCTTGCCGATTTTTTGACACTCTATATTGAACGAGATTTAGCTAAACATATTGAT GGGATTACGGATTGTATACAGCCATTCGCTCTTGCCCCACCATATTTCATGATCGGTTGTGTCAACAAAGCCACACTTATTCTATAA